Proteins found in one Saccharomyces mikatae IFO 1815 strain IFO1815 genome assembly, chromosome: 5 genomic segment:
- the MCM3 gene encoding MCM DNA helicase complex subunit MCM3 (similar to Saccharomyces cerevisiae MCM3 (YEL032W); ancestral locus Anc_1.477), whose product MDGSTGFDGDATTFFAPDAVFGDRVRRFQEFLDTFTSYRDSVRSIQVYNSNNATSYNEDQEDAEEQYLLGDNDGDDLEKEKKMASSTALNILPHRITISLDDLREFDRSFWSGILIEPAYFIPPAEKALTDLADSMDDVPHSNAPAVSSRHPWKLSFKGSFGAHALSPRTLTAQHLNKLVSVEGIVTKTSLVRPKLIRSVHYAAKTGRFHYRDYTDATTTLTTRIPTPAIYPTEDTEGNKLTTEYGYSTFMDHQRITVQEMPEMAPAGQLPRSIDVILDDDLVDKTKPGDRVNVVGVFKSLGAGGMNQSNSNTLIGFKTLILGNTVYPLHARSTGVAARQTLTDFDIRNINKLSKKKDIFDILSQSLAPSIYGHDHIKKAILLMLMGGVEKNLENGSHLRGDINILMVGDPSTAKSQLLRFVLNTASLAIATTGRGSSGVGLTAAVTTDRETGERRLEAGAMVLADRGVVCIDEFDKMTDVDRVAIHEVMEQQTVTIAKAGIHTTLNARCSVIAAANPVFGQYDVNRDPHQNIALPDSLLSRFDLLFVVTDDINEIRDRSISEHVLRAHRYLPPGYLEGEPVRERLNLSLAVGDDADINPEHSTSGTGAGNEEDDEEDHVFEKFNPLLQAGAKLAKNKGNYNGTEIPKLVTIPFLRKYVQYAKERVIPQLTQEAINVIVKNYTDLRNDDNTKKSPITARTLETLIRLATAHAKVRLSRTVNKTDAKVAANLLRFALLGEDIGNDIDQEESEYEEALSRRSPQKSPKKRQRVRQPASNSGSPVKTTPRRPMVSSVNSTPSSARRILRFQNDEEQASEDDNDIMSPLPADEEAELQRRLQLGLRVSPRRKEHLHTSDEGSSGPLTEVGTPRLPNVSSAGQDDEQQQQQQQQQQQQQQQSVISFENVEPGTISTGRLSLISGIIARLMQTEIFEEESYPVASLFERINEELPEEEKFSAQEYLAGLKIMSDRNNLMVADDKVWRV is encoded by the coding sequence ATGGATGGCTCCACGGGATTTGATGGAGACGCTACCACTTTCTTTGCTCCAGATGCTGTGTTTGGCGATAGAGTACGTAGATTCCAAGAATTTTTAGATACATTCACCTCATACAGAGACTCCGTGAGGTCTATACAAGTTTATAATAGCAATAATGCTACTAGCTACAATGAGGACCAAGAAGATGCAGAAGAACAATATTTGCTGGGTGACAACGACGGCGATGATCTcgagaaagaaaagaaaatggcgTCTTCCACCGCATTGAACATACTTCCTCACAGAATTACGATCTCCCTAGACGACTTGAGAGAGTTTGATAGGTCGTTCTGGTCGGGCATTTTGATCGAACCTGCATACTTTATCCCACCTGCTGAAAAGGCGCTCACTGATCTGGCAGATTCTATGGATGATGTTCCACATTCCAATGCTCCTGCAGTATCATCTCGTCACCCCTGGAaactttctttcaaaggTTCATTCGGTGCGCATGCATTGTCTCCTCGTACTTTAACGGCACAACACCTGAACAAACTGGTCTCTGTCGAAGGTATCGTAACCAAGACTTCACTGGTCAGGCCAAAACTTATCAGATCCGTTCACTACGCGGCGAAGACCGGTAGATTCCATTACAGAGATTACACAGATGCTACTACAACTCTTACTACCCGTATCCCAACACCAGCTATCTATCCAACAGAAGATACTGAAGGTAATAAACTAACCACTGAGTATGGGTATAGTACATTTATGGACCATCAGCGAATCACCGTGCAAGAAATGCCCGAAATGGCTCCCGCTGGTCAACTTCCCAGATCTATTGACGTCATTTTGGATGATGATCTTGTAGACAAGACCAAGCCCGGTGATAGAGTCAATGTTGTGGGCGTATTTAAATCTCTTGGTGCAGGTGGTATGAACCAATCCAACTCTAATACTTTGATAGGattcaaaactttaatTCTAGGTAATACGGTATACCCACTTCATGCTAGATCTACTGGTGTCGCTGCAAGGCAAACGTTGACAGATTTCGATATCAGAAACATCAATAAACTttctaaaaagaaagacaTATTCGATATCTTGTCTCAGTCCCTAGCGCCTTCCATTTATGGACATGACCATATAAAGAAGGCTATCTTGTTAATGCTCATGGGTGGTGTGGAAAAGAATTTAGAAAACGGTTCCCATTTAAGAGGTGACATCAATATTTTGATGGTGGGTGATCCATCCACCGCCAAATCTCAATTGTTAAGATTTGTTTTAAATACAGCATCTTTGGCAATTGCCACTACCGGTAGAGGTTCCTCCGGTGTCGGTTTAACTGCAGCAGTAACCACTGATAGAGAAACAGGTGAAAGAAGACTTGAGGCTGGTGCCATGGTCCTTGCCGATCGTGGGGTCGTGTgtattgatgaatttgataaaatgaCTGATGTTGATAGAGTCGCCATTCATGAAGTTATGGAACAACAAACGGTAACGATTGCCAAAGCAGGCATTCACACTACATTAAATGCTCGTTGTAGTGTGATTGCAGCAGCAAATCCCGTCTTTGGTCAGTATGATGTCAACAGAGATCCTCACCAAAATATTGCCCTGCCTGACTCGCTTTTGTCTCGTtttgatttattatttgttgTGACGGATGATATCAATGAGATCAGAGATAGGTCTATTAGTGAGCATGTGCTAAGAGCACATAGATACTTACCTCCAGGTTATTTGGAAGGGGAACCTGTGAGAGAGCGTTTGAATCTATCATTAGCCGTTGGGGATGACGCCGATATTAATCCTGAACACTCCACCTCTGGAACTGGTGCgggaaatgaagaagatgatgaagaagaccatgtttttgaaaaattcaaccCTTTACTACAAGCAGGTGCTAAATTAGCCAAAAACAAAGGTAACTATAACGGTACAGAAATCCCCAAACTTGTCACCATCCCATTCTTAAGAAAATACGTTCAGTATGCCAAAGAAAGGGTCATTCCACAATTAACACAAGAAGCTATAAATGTCattgtgaaaaattatacCGATTTAAggaatgatgataatactAAAAAATCGCCCATTACCGCAAGAACTTTAGAAACTTTGATTAGATTAGCTACAGCTCACGCTAAAGTCAGATTGTCTAGAACCGTCAACAAAACAGATGCCAAAGTAGCTGCGAATCTCCTAAGGTTTGCGCTATTGGGTGAGGATATTGGTAACGATATTgatcaagaagaaagtgaatATGAAGAAGCTTTGTCGAGAAGGTCGCCACAGAAATCACCAAAAAAGAGGCAAAGAGTTAGACAGCCAGCAAGTAATTCAGGATCTCCAGTCAAAACTACTCCAAGAAGGCCAATGGTATCCTCCGTCAATTCTACACCATCATCAGCACGTAGAATACTGCGTTTCCAGAATGACGAGGAACAAGCCAGTGAAGACGATAATGATATCATGTCACCACTTCCCGcagatgaagaagctgAATTACAAAGAAGGCTTCAACTGGGGTTGAGAGTGTCTCCAAGACGCAAAGAACATCTCCATACCTCCGATGAAGGGTCTTCAGGACCTCTCACCGAAGTCGGTACTCCGAGATTACCTAATGTATCTTCTGCAGGCCAGGATGATgagcaacaacagcaacagcaacaacaacagcaacaacaacagcaacagtcGGTGATTTCTTTCGAAAATGTGGAGCCTGGTACTATTTCTACTGGTAGATTGTCTTTAATTTCTGGTATTATTGCTCGTTTGATGCAAACAGAAATATTCGAAGAAGAATCGTACCCTGTGGCTTCTTtgtttgaaagaattaatgAAGAGCTacctgaagaagaaaaattttctgcGCAAGAATATCTCGCAGGTTTAAAGATTATGTCCGACAGAAACAATCTAATGGTTGCTGACGATAAAGTTTGGAGAGTGTAA
- the SPF1 gene encoding ion-transporting P-type ATPase SPF1 (similar to Saccharomyces cerevisiae SPF1 (YEL031W); ancestral locus Anc_1.476), with product MTEKSFVSSPIVRDSVLLVPKSLIAKPYVLPFFPLYATFAQLYFQQYDRYIKGPEWTFVYLGTLVSLNILVMLMPAWNVKIKAKFNYSTTKNVNEATHILIYTTPNNGADGIVEIQRVTEAGSLQTFFQFQKKRFLWNEGQQVFSSPKFLVDESPKIADFQKCKGHSGDLTHLRRLYGENSFDIPIPTFMELFKEHAVAPLFVFQVFCVALWLLDEFWYYSLFNLFMIISMEAAAVFQRLTALKEFRTMGIKPYTINVLRNKKWVPLQTNELLPMDLVSVTRTAEDSAMPCDLILLDGSCIVNEAMLSGESTPLLKESIKLRPSEDSLQLDGVDKIAVLHGGTKALQVSPPEHKSDIPPPPDGGALAIVTKTGFETSQGSLVRVMIYSAERVSVDNKEALMFILFLLIFAVVASWYVWVEGTKMGRIQSKLILDCILIITSVVPPELPMELTMAVNSSLAALAKFYVYCTEPFRIPFAGRIDVCCFDKTGTLTGEDLVFEGLAGISEDSENIRHLYSAAEAPENTILVIGAAHALVKLDDGDIVGDPMEKATLNAVGWAVQKKNSNYREGTGKLDIIRRFQFSSALKRSASIASHNNTLFAAVKGAPETIRDRLSNIPKNYDEIYKSFTRSGSRVLALASKQLPKLSQSKIDDLKRDDIESDLTFNGFLIFHCPLKDDAIETIKMLNESSHRSIMITGDNPLTAVHVAKEVGIVFGETLILDRAGKSDDGQLLFRDVEETISIPFDPSKDTFDHSQLFDRYDIAVTGYALNALEGHSQLRELLRHSWVYARVSPSQKEFLLNTLKDMGYQTLMCGDGTNDVGALKQAHVGIALLNGTEEGLKKLGEQRRLESMKMMYMKQTEFMARWNQPQPPVPEPIAHLFPPGQKNPHYLKTLESKGTVITPEIRKAVQEANSKPVEVVKPNELSEKKPTDLASMLLNSAGDAQGDEAPALKLGDASCAAPFTSKLANVSAVTNIIRQGRCALVNTIQMYKILALNCLISAYSLSIIYMAGVKFGDGQATVSGLLLSVCFLSISRGKPLEKLSKQRPQSGIFNVYIMGSILSQFAVHIATLIYITTEIYKLEPREPQVDLEKEFAPSLLNTGIFIIQLVQQVSTFAVNYQGEPFRENIRSNKGMYYGLLGVTGLALASATEFFPELNEAMKFVPMSDNFKVKLTLTLLLDFFGSWGVEHVFKFFFMDDKPSDISVQKVKIASK from the coding sequence ATGACAGAGAAATCATTTGTGAGCAGCCCTATTGTTAGGGACTCGGTATTATTGGTGCCAAAGTCATTAATAGCCAAGCCGTACGTTTTACCGTTTTTCCCATTATACGCTACTTTTGCCCAAttatattttcaacaatatGATCGCTATATTAAAGGACCTGAGTGGacttttgtttatttggGGACATTGGTGTCTTTGAATATCCTGGTTATGTTAATGCCTGCTTGGAACGTCAAGATTAAGGCTAAATTTAACTACAGTACCACCAAAAATGTCAATGAAGCTACTCACATTCTTATCTACACCACACCAAATAATGGTGCTGATGGTATTGTAGAAATTCAAAGGGTTACTGAGGCAGGCTCTTTGCagactttttttcagtttcaaaagaaaagattcttATGGAATGAAGGTCAGCAGGTTTTTTCCTCACCAAAGTTCCTCGTTGATGAATCGCCAAAGATTGCTGATTTTCAGAAATGCAAGGGCCATTCCGGTGACTTAACTCACTTGAGGAGGCTATATGGTGAGAACAGTTTTGATATTCCTATTCCGACCTTTATGGAGTTATTCAAAGAGCACGCTGTTGCACCATTGTTTGTTTTCCAAGTTTTCTGTGTTGCATTATGGTTATTAGATGAGTTTTGGTATTATTCTTTGTTCAACTTATTCATGATCATTTCTATGGAAGCAGCTGcagtttttcaaagattgaCTGCATTGAAGGAATTTAGAACTATGGGTATTAAGCCTTATACCATCAACGTActtagaaataaaaaatgggtGCCTTTACAAACTAATGAATTGTTACCTATGGATTTAGTCTCTGTAACAAGAACTGCCGAAGATAGTGCAATGCCTTGTGATTTGATTCTGCTCGATGGTTCATGTATTGTTAACGAAGCAATGCTTTCAGGTGAATCTACTCCGCTGTTAAAGGAATCCATCAAATTGCGTCCTAGTGAAGACAGTTTACAGCTGGATGGTGTTGACAAGATTGCGGTACTACATGGTGGGACAAAAGCTTTACAAGTTTCTCCTCCTGAACATAAATCGGATATCCCACCTCCACCTGATGGAGGTGCTTTAGCCATTGTCACTAAGACTGGGTTTGAAACATCTCAAGGTTCATTAGTTCGTGTTATGATTTACTCTGCTGAACGTGTTTCTGTCGATAATAAGGAGGCGTTGATGTTCatccttttcttgttaATTTTCGCTGTCGTTGCATCCTGGTACGTTTGGGTTGAAGGTACAAAAATGGGTAGAATTCAATCCAAATTAATCTTGGACTGTATCTTAATTATAACATCTGTTGTTCCTCCTGAATTGCCAATGGAATTGACCATGGCCGTAAACAGTTCCCTGGCTGCCCTTGCCAAGTTTTATGTCTATTGTACAGAACCATTTAGGATCCCCTTTGCTGGTAGAATTGATGTTTGTTGTTTTGATAAGACTGGTACTTTGACCGGTGAGGACCTTGTGTTTGAGGGTCTAGCTGGTATTTCTGAAGACTCGGAGAATATTCGTCACTTATACAGCGCAGCTGAAGCGCCAGAAAATACTATTCTTGTCATTGGTGCTGCTCATGCCTTGGTTAAATTGgatgatggtgatattGTTGGAGATCCAATGGAAAAGGCAACCTTGAATGCTGTTGGTTGGGCTgtccaaaagaaaaatagtaACTATAGAGAAGGTACCGGTAAATTGGATATCATCCGTagatttcaattttcttccgCTTTAAAAAGGTCTGCTTCTATTGCTTCTCACAACAATACCTTGTTTGCTGCTGTTAAGGGTGCACCGGAAACTATCCGTGATAGACTTTCCAACATTCCCAAGAATTACGACGAGATTTATAAATCCTTTACGCGTTCTGGTTCAAGAGTTTTGGCCTTGGCTTCTAAGCAATTACCAAAGCTGTCACAATCTAAAATTGATGACTTAAAGCGTGATGATATTGAGTCCGACTTGACTTTCAATggatttttgattttccaTTGCCCTTTGAAGGATGATGCTATTGAAACTATCAAAATGTTAAATGAATCTTCCCACCGCTCCATTATGATTACTGGTGATAACCCATTGACAGCCGTTCATGTGGCTAAGGAAGTTGGAATCGTTTTTGGTGAAACTTTAATTTTAGACAGAGCAGGTAAATCAGATGATGGTCAATTGTTGTTCCGTGATGTTGAAGAGACAATTTCTATTCCATTCGATCCATCAAAAGACACTTTCGATCATTCCCAATTATTTGATAGATATGATATTGCTGTTACTGGTTATGCTTTGAATGCCTTAGAGGGACATTCCCAACTAAGGGAGCTATTGCGTCACTCCTGGGTTTATGCACGTGTATCACCATCCCAAAAGGAGTTTTTGTTAAATACACTAAAAGATATGGGGTATCAGACTTTAATGTGCGGTGATGGTACTAATGATGTCGGTGCTCTGAAACAAGCCCACGTTGGTATTGCATTGTTGAATGGTACTGAAGAaggtttgaaaaagttgggTGAACAACGCAGATTGGAAAGTATGAAAATGATGTATATGAAGCAAACTGAATTCATGGCTAGATGGAATCAACCACAACCACCTGTTCCTGAGCCAATTGCACACTTATTCCCACCTGGTCAAAAAAATCCTCATTATCTAAAAACTTTAGAAAGTAAAGGTACTGTCATTACACCAGAAATCAGAAAAGCAGTTCAAGAAGCAAATTCTAAACCCGTCGAAGTTGTTAAGCCGAATGAGCTTTCAGAGAAGAAACCTACTGATTTAGCTTCTATGTTGTTAAATTCTGCCGGTGATGCCCAAGGCGATGAAGCCCCAGCACTAAAGTTGGGTGATGCCTCCTGTGCAGCTCCCTTTACTTCTAAGCTTGCCAATGTTTCTGCTGTTACCAACATTATACGTCAAGGTCGTTGTGCTTTGGTTAACACTATTCAAATGTACAAAATTTTGGCATTGAATTGTTTAATTAGTGCTTATTCTTTGTCCATCATTTACATGGCTGGTGTCAAGTTTGGTGATGGCCAAGCAACTGTCTCTGGTTTGTTATTATCGGTCTGTTTCTTGAGTATCTCCCGCGGTAAACCTTTGGAGAAGCTATCGAAGCAAAGGCCACAATCTGGAATATTCAATGTTTACATTATGGGATCCATTTTGTCTCAATTCGCCGTTCATATTGCCACTTTGATCTACATCACAACAGAGATTTATAAACTGGAACCTAGGGAACCACAAGTTGACCTTGAAAAGGAGTTTGCTCCATCATTATTAAACACAggtattttcattattcaaTTGGTGCAACAAGTTTCTACATTTGCTGTTAATTATCAAGGTGAACCATTTAGAGAAAACATTAGAAGTAACAAGGGTATGTATTATGGTTTATTGGGTGTGACAGGATTGGCACTTGCAAGTGCTACTGAATTTTTCCCTGAGCTGAACGAGGCTATGAAGTTTGTGCCAATGTCGGATAATTTTAAGGTTAAATTAACTTTAACATTATTACTTGATTTCTTTGGTAGTTGGGGTGTTGAAcatgttttcaaatttttcttcatggATGACAAACCATCTGACATTTCGGTccaaaaagtaaagattGCATCCAAATGA
- the ECM10 gene encoding Hsp70 family ATPase ECM10 — protein sequence MPMAWRALGTHNPLSSLTRLKSTKLHGAVIGIGLGTTNSAVAIMEGNVPKIIENAGGSRTTFSVVAFTKDSKCLVGTLAKHQSVINPEYTVFASKRLIGRRFEDVEVQRYIDEVTFKIIKNSNGDAWVEVRGQKYSPAKIASFILNKLKKNADAYLSKNIKNAVVAVPAYFNSAQRQILNE from the coding sequence ATGCCGATGGCATGGAGGGCACTCGGAACACACAACCCACTCTCTAGTCTGACCCGTTTAAAATCAACTAAGCTTCACGGTGCAGTTATTGGTATTGGTTTGGGTACCACCAACTCTGCGGTGGCTATTATGGAAGGTAACGTACCAAAGATTATCGAAAACGCGGGAGGTTCAAGAACTACTTTCTCTGTGGTGGCATTCACTAAAGATAGCAAATGTTTGGTTGGTACACTAGCCAAACATCAATCCGTTATAAACCCAGAATACACTGTATTTGCCTCCAAGCGGTTAATTGGTCGCCGTTTCGAGGACGTTGAAGTTCAAAGATATATTGATGAAGtcactttcaaaattatcaagAACTCCAATGGAGATGCGTGGGTAGAAGTTAGAGGTCAAAAATATTCACCCGCCAAAATAGCAAGTTTCATTTTAaataaattaaagaaaaatgctgATGCTTATTTGAGTAAGAACATCAAAAATGCTGTTGTTGCCGTTCCTGCATACTTTAATAGCGCCCAGAGACAGATATTGAACGAATAG
- the BUD16 gene encoding putative pyridoxal kinase BUD16 (similar to Saccharomyces cerevisiae BUD16 (YEL029C); ancestral locus Anc_1.471): MPRLLATQSHVVHGYVGNKAATFPLQCLGWDVDCCNSVQFSNHTGYGLDKVFGTVTNEADLKELLSGLFDNFPRDYQALLSGYLPNKSSVRCMGTYYAKFKEENPEIIWLMDPVMGDEGQLYVSEDVIPEYRKLALSPRQLVDIITPNQFELEILYGERIKTKEHLKKALEKLHRTIPVIIVTSCDCKMFDDQEFIYCVASMKGKRPIVYRVPFIDSYFTGVGDLFSALLLDRVYEILSNPTTTLRFEDQVNNVLNVIQKVLKITRSYTSGKIKAKMGSALEMKEMELRIVESRDKYETISSSVHQANYIYARL; encoded by the coding sequence ATGCCTCGTCTCTTGGCAACGCAGTCTCACGTTGTGCACGGGTATGTAGGAAATAAAGCTGCAACGTTTCCCTTGCAATGTCTAGGCTGGGACGTGGATTGCTGTAACAGTGTCCAGTTTTCCAACCATACGGGATATGGTTTAGATAAGGTGTTTGGAACAGTTACGAATGAAGCAGATTTAAAGGAACTCTTATCAGGCCTTTTCGACAATTTTCCTCGAGACTATCAAGCTTTACTTTCAGGTTACTTGCCCAATAAGAGTTCTGTTCGATGTATGGGAACATACTACGCTAAGTTTAAAGAGGAAAACCCTGAGATCATATGGCTTATGGATCCTGTTATGGGAGACGAAGGACAGTTATATGTTAGTGAAGATGTAATACCAGAATACAGGAAGCTGGCCTTGTCTCCAAGACAACTGGTTGACATAATAACTCCAAATCAATTTGAGTTGGAGATACTGTATGGCGAGAGAATCAAGACCAAAGAACATTTGAAGAAGGCGTTAGAGAAATTACATCGCACTATTCCAGTGATCATTGTCACGTCCTGTGATTGTAAGATGTTTGACGATCAAGAGTTCATATATTGCGTGGCCTCAATGAAGGGTAAAAGGCCCATCGTTTATAGAGTGCCATTCATTGATTCGTATTTCACTGGCGTCGGCGATTTGTTTTCTGCCTTGTTGTTGGATCGAGTGTACGAAATCTTATCAAACCCAACAACGACATTGAGATTTGAAGACCAGGTCAATAATGTCTTAAATGTTATTCAAAAGGTCTTGAAAATCACTAGAAGTTATACTTCAGGAAAGATAAAAGCCAAAATGGGCTCCGCCTTGGagatgaaagaaatggaattGCGAATTGTTGAATCAAGAGATAAATACGAAACAATCAGTAGTAGTGTCCATCAAGCGAATTATATTTACGCTAGGTTGTGA
- the VMA3 gene encoding H(+)-transporting V0 sector ATPase subunit c (similar to Saccharomyces cerevisiae VMA3 (YEL027W); ancestral locus Anc_1.469), producing the protein MTELCPVYAPFFGAIGCASAIIFTSLGAAYGTAKSGVGICATCVLRPDLLFKNIVPVIMAGIIAIYGLVVSVLVCYSLGQKQALYTGFIQLGAGLSVGLSGLAAGFAIGIVGDAGVRGSSQQPRLFVGMILILIFAEVLGLYGLIVALLLNSRATQDVVC; encoded by the coding sequence atGACTGAATTGTGTCCTGTCTATGCCCCTTTCTTTGGTGCCATTGGTTGTGCCTCTGCAATTATCTTCACCTCATTAGGTGCTGCTTATGGTACTGCTAAATCTGGTGTCGGTATCTGTGCCACCTGTGTGTTGAGACCAGATCTGTTATTCAAGAACATTGTTCCTGTTATTATGGCTGGTATCATTGCCATTTACGGTCTGGTTGTTTCCGTTTTGGTTTGTTATTCATTGGGTCAAAAGCAAGCTTTGTACACTGGTTTCATCCAATTGGGTGCCGGTCTATCAGTCGGTTTAAGTGGTCTGGCTGCTGGTTTTGCCATTGGTATCGTCGGTGATGCAGGTGTTAGAGGTTCTTCTCAACAACCAAGATTATTCGTTGGtatgattttgattttgatttttgctGAAGTTTTAGGTCTATACGGTTTGATTGTTGCTTTGTTGTTGAACTCCAGAGCTACTCAAGATGTTGTCTGTTAA
- the SNU13 gene encoding RNA binding protein SNU13 (similar to Saccharomyces cerevisiae SNU13 (YEL026W); ancestral locus Anc_1.465) — protein MSAPNPKAFPLADAALTQQILDVVQQAANLRQLKKGANEATKTLNRGISEFIIMAADCEPIEILLHLPLLCEDKNVPYVFVPSRVALGRACGVSRPVIAASITTNDASAIKTQIYAVKDKIETLLI, from the coding sequence ATGTCTGCTCCAAACCCAAAGGCTTTCCCATTAGCTGATGCTGCATTAACCCAACAAATTTTGGATGTTGTCCAACAAGCTGCTAACTTGAGACAACTTAAGAAGGGTGCCAACGAAGCTACCAAAACTTTGAACCGTGGTATTTCCGAATTTATCATCATGGCTGCTGACTGTGAACCTATTGAAATCTTATTGCATTTGCCATTACTATGTGAAGACAAGAACGTCCCATACGTCTTTGTTCCATCCAGAGTTGCTTTAGGTAGAGCTTGTGGTGTTTCTAGGCCAGTTATTGCTGCTTCTATTACCACTAATGATGCTTCTGCTATCAAGACTCAAATCTACGCTGTTAAGGACAAGATTGAAACTTTGTTAATTTAA